The Cydia pomonella isolate Wapato2018A chromosome 22, ilCydPomo1, whole genome shotgun sequence genomic interval acgcagaatatggtcgctaatttcgtgttgccggccactgtccgtctggtccagcgggttaagacgcggactgctaaacgagtgttacgggttcgaatctcgcccggtgactaacttttgttttttttttatgtgttcaagtttatatataatttttattgttttagacaagtttaatttagtaaaaaaatgtagttaagattatcacctatagaccaccatattacaataaatagttataaccgagcaaagctcggtcgcccaggtactgaactttaaagggctgtcacaatagatcactgcctggtcgacgtggcactcaaaggcccaaaaaccccaataataataataacactcattgagacaattctaacaaccccgaACACGTAgtaagttgcgttgttttattacagagttcccatggccacctcccgtctccatcatcagatcagctcgatgcaTATAATgcatattgtattgtcacccaacttacatatgtaggtacgcaaattttcagcttcattggaatcCGGAaattgggtcaaatttaacttacaagatTTGGCCAGTGTAAACATAGTtagatacatacttacatagatTGCAAATTGCAAGTTGAAGCTTATAAAGAAAAGATTCCGACGAATAGGACTAAATTTTTTTGGAAGTctgttaaataaacaaaaagggAAATCGCCTGTGAATTAAACGCTGTTTTGAGCTGACCATACAATCGCTCGGGAGGTGTGTCCGATCATGATTTACAGCTTGCCGATTGCGCTCCGAACTCTGAACGCAGAGGGTTCAAGTCATGAGCGGCAGCGGAAGCTGGAGcgataatagttatgatgtaatgAGTAGGACTTTACAGACTTagaaatgacaaagtgtgtaAACATCACCAACAACAACGCTCAGGCTACATAAAACCCTAGATTTTAACTCTACTATTGAAACTCGTCGACGTCAAAACAGTGTTGCCCCCTTATCAAGCTATAAATCTAAGTTTGCCAAAAGGCAATATAAAGCGCAATCGGCATAcatctacaataatataaataagctaATTCATATCCATCCATTACTGTTGTATAAGTGTAAGATAGAACTCACAAAATGGCTGAAACAACTAAGTTATGATGATACGGAGTCATTATTGTACCGCGTGAATTATTAACTATACGTAATATATAGGCTGAACACATACATTaatccacacacacacacacacacacacacacacacacacacacacacacacacacacaaacaaatatacgaatgtatatatatacattcgtatattcactcatatattcatatattaattaggctagaacataaatcaaatagcatatatatataataaatatagctataaatctttcatgtacttatggaatatttccctactactaagtaaaaagactgtatgttatggaggagcggggcatcctgatacaggttcattcacctaaaaggaagctccaaccacttatgtcaaattgtaaacctttactttataaggaaaataaatatttttcattttcattttcatttttcatttcattttcaaaaacatcaaaattctatgaaaatatgacatttatccTGTCGTTTTCATGCTTCTACGTCAAACTAGGTGCAGAATTATAATGTAAGCTTATGATTTGGACACTGAAATGTCATACGGTAACTTAttgttcaattattttatttacaacactGCATGAAAAACTTCaactaaaatgttttttcattttaaattttaggtaATTCTGTTCAGGAAttgagtataaaaataaaaatattgtgttccaataatttgtatatattatgcTTTGTGGCAAGTTTAAACAATTACCTACATACCTATAAGAACGGAACACAGCACAGTACAGCGtttgttaaaaatacttaaaaacttaatttttgcaattttgaaGAAATACGAACAATAGCTCCAAACATCAGACCTCAAATGAAGTTGGGATTAACGGCAGGAAGAAGAAAAATACTTAACAATAAGTACACAAACAAAAAGGCAACGCTGGTATTAgaacaaacaagcatacggcccgtctagTAAGCGATCACCGTAGCcaatagacgcctgcaactccagtgaTGTTACATGCGAATTTCCGAACCTAAAACAGCATTTTCCAGTGTTTGTACCAATTATAAATAATGAGCCTCACCGATTTAGGTTTGGCTGTTTGACCAGCGATGCATTCAGCATTTGCAGTAGACCCAGACAGGCGCCTATGACGTGTTTCGATGATTTATCATTTGCCATTACATTCACAGGATGCGAGTGGTAATCATTAAGTTGTAAGAGGAAAGCGATATGCAATTTGTTCGATcttttctttgtagtgcactgAACGcttatataaaattgttattgATTGTGGAATAGGGGCAAAATCTAAGAAAACATTTTGCCCCCGAGTTAGACAGCCGAACTGAATGCCTACCGCCATGGTAActaaattgtcaaacgtcaactgtTGAGAACCAGAATTACCACATATTAATGTACTCCGTACAAAGACATCTACAAATTTTCCCCTATTTGAATTATACTCGTTACATTTATTTTAGAccttataatatacctattatattcCCACCTAAAATAGTCCACCAGTATACAAGtattataactaaaataatattactaatTACTTTATGGGGAAAAATGCGGTTCGAAAGCAACAGTCTAAATATCGAACGCTAAAAGCGACTGCATCATCAATGATGTTATTAATACCCCTACTACAAAATTATCTGTACAGGATTACTGAGGCTTACCGCGGAAAACGAAATTCAAAATGTGTTTATCTGcctctctctctatcgctcgaatatgcaagagcgatcggatagagaggcagacagcaaattttttttttttttcgtggtAGCCCTCTGAAtaatcatttcatttatttaactcTGCTCAAGAATCTCAAGATTTTTTGATTCAGCACATGTTGTTGCTCCTAATCATAGGGTAACTTGCATATACTTGTAACGAAATATGTGAAAAACTAACTAGTACTAGGGAAATtattgtatagatatttttagggtaatattttttgtatattttaattggcACCAAAGTAATCGTTGTATtacctttaaaaaatgtaataaatcaaaattatccaaaaaaatccCTTGTACTACTTATTTTTACCACATACCGCCAGATGGCGTAGTGACCGACGATGAGGAATCTTTAAATTGGTTGTATAGTTGCCATATCGTTATCTTGTGTCTCAAAAATCGTtccattttatgtaactttTTCGACGATTAATGTAATAGTATAAaagttattaatatattaatatcgCAGTGGTCTCTCTTTAGATTTATATAATccttttaattacaaaatatacataagtatcaTGATCACAAGTTCCCTATTGTAATAAACGCGCGTAACCCACCCAGAAACAGTGACAGTTTCGGAGACCTCGCGCCTCTAGCACCTCTAGCGACGAATTCATACGCCGAGGGTTACCCCTCATTCAACCCGCTCTCTGACATAACTTGTGCCACGTCCATAAATCTATGTTTGCGCGTAATTCGCTCTTAGTCCTGCATTGTCTTCGGTTCGATTTATTCTGCTTTTCTCATTCAAAACCGTCCACAAATCAACCAATTGTGAACTCTAAGTCTATAGAATAAGAACTTGGAGTTTTACCTATTGTTTAAAGAAAGTTTCAATGATAAAGGGTGGATTTTGGAAGTTTTAACAGGCGCTTAGCAGTTGTTTTGGAAAAAGCATAACAAATGCATTCAAACAAGCGATTATAGGAGAAACTTCAAGGAGTTTTGTGAGAATGCTTTTGTTAGCCGACTTTAAAAGAAAGGGTGTTTTGAGGGTAGAATTAACAGCTTCCTAGCCGAGTTGGTAGTCACCATGCTTACCGAGCAGGAGATTCCGGGGATGCTTAGTTTAGCGCTAGGTCAGTCTGTGTAAAGATAGTCcccaaatattcatttattaggTAGGGGATAGCTGAATAAAACTGGGACGTTGAGGGAATTCGGCTAAAGCGTGATATCgctgttttattaaaaaaaaacacataagaCTGGAACGGGACACCTTACATTCTTACCTCTGGGCGGTTAGAAAGTATCCCTGCTACGGGTGTTTCGTAAAAAACTCATCTTCTTTCAAAGTAGCGTAGGTATGTCAACCAAGACATAACAACGAATCGATTAATACTTTAACTAACTATATTGGTTCAGTGATCTAAAAAGAATCTTGGTTTCCGAAACGAGAgcgtgccacctgtcccgaCCCTGCGtaacttcctgccagttattgACGCGAAGCTGAAGCAGATCTGCCGTCACACTGTCttcccagcgatacctgggccgacccaccggacggcgaccagtcggtcgtcccaagaacgccctcttgacagcccgatcctctcccattctgagtaggtgaccgaacCAGCAAAGTCTGTGGGCTTTTGTTTCggcgatgatattgggctcggCCACTAACCTCTCTCTCTTTATACTTTATTCACCAATATTCATGTGGACCATGACCATAtataacggatccgtaatatccaaAATATCCGGATCCCGTGAGTCGTTGGATCCGGACCTTATAtttgacggatatccggatatccgaatcTCGGAGAATCGAAATTCTCTATTTCCATAATGAGAGTTTCCCTTGTTTCCTCTGAAATTTTTCTAgaacttttttaacttttaggCAAACTACCAATTTTGACACACAATTTATTGACTGATGATAATTGTTTCAGGTTCTACGAACAAACCAACGGATCAGAAGACTTCCCCCCGCACGCGAAGCGCCCTCCCCCCTCCAGCCTATTCCTCAATCCCTCCCCCTTCTTATATCCCCTCCCGAGCAATGCCAGCCTGTTCGACTACGGTCATTACCAGGGTTACCATGGAGGGCAAGAAGGTGGTTTTGAGAGGAGAGATGGTAAGTGACCCCTTTTTGATAATTGTTGGAATTATTGCAAGTGTCCAGATGTTACTTGGGTCAAAATTCgtccccaaaaatgtgacgtagtttgtatgagatgaattttgttttccattattttttataaatatttgattaatgaCGCGAAGACAAGCATGATaaagtggtcagaaacaagacaatgaaaaacTATGAGCCCCCACACTAGCGTTTCCCGAGCGCCGGCGTCTAGTCGACTCTATGGCTGCTTCACAACGCAACGTTGACGCAAGTGCGCAGTGACCCATTTCCATAGCGCTAACTAGATggcgacgctcaaaagacgctggTGTGGGGGGAACTTAGAACCCGAGCTATAAAATTGTAACGCTGTTGAATGTCTATAGGCGGCATCTCCGTCCGCGACGTGTCCTCAATGAACGCGTCGTTCCCTGAGCGACTCAACCCGTCGCTGCTCAAGTCTGACGACGAGTGGAAGAACATCAACACGATGCTCAACTGCATACTTAGTATGGTCGAGAAAACGAAGCGGGCTCTGGCTATACTGCAGCAGAGAGGTTTGTGAAGTTATAATAACTTGTCCCTGCCCTAGAAGAAATACGACAGCTATATTTTTCCTCGTTAGTATCTCCGTACCAACGTTCAACTCCCACACCCCTTTAGAATAATATAGATGGATGAATAATTCTGGGATAAAACCTGTCCTACGtctttatatttttggttattaaCTACTTCTGTTAAATTACATCCAAATACGTTCATCTGTTGAAGTATAAGTAGAACACCATATTGATGTTGTATAGCCTACGCATATGGCTATAGAGTCTAAGTGAACTCTGTGCTGCATCGAAACGTACCTAATAGTGTCACTCATTAAGGTCATAGGCATTTATAACGGTAACTCAACACTTTTCGCCAAGACAAtgcttaaaggatgactcacactAAACTGACCGGATCCGGACTAAGAAATCCGtagcttcgttttctatagtaAACATCACATAACCTTTCACCCATCATAGAAATCAAAGTGTGGACGCCTCGGCCCAGACCCgaattgttcctgagtcatctTTTAGATTGGACTGACGCTCACAGTTATTTATGTCTTACAGGAGTGGAGCCTACAGAAAGCAATGATATCAAACGAGCGGCCAGTGAGATCATGGCACAAGCCGTCAGGCAGACAGAGGAGAGGGTGGCCGAAGTACGGCGACGGGCAGAGGATGCTGTGAACCAGGTAAGCGGTGTACATATTACCTACCTAAAAGTACTAGGGTTTAGCGATAAACTTCGCTCTCTCTAATGGTTCTGTGGTGTGTGGTTGTGTGgctataaaaactataattaatTATCGAACTTGCTcaaaaaatttcacgagaatctgtTGAAAAATGTTACAGAGGAGTAAAGCCGGACTTGGCCCTCATTCTAGTTACGTCTAAAAGTTAACATTTGCAAGTTTAATATCGATGGCACTCTTTACAATGGTTGCTGACCCGCATCCGTTTTATAATTGCTTATATTAAATGTATGAATGATTGTGTTGTCAGGTGAAGCGACAAGCGTTGGTGGAGCTCCAAAGAGCGGTAGGAGCGGCGGAAGCACGAGCTCTAGAGCTGGTGGCCAGTGAGCGCAAGGAGCGCCGCAGCCCCGCGCCTGCGCCCAGCCCGCCGCAGCAGAACGTAAGTTCCTGTTGTTTAGACCCAGAGGTTTTGCGATAAATCAGCAGCGTGTAACATTATGATTTATGCAAACTCCATAACTTCAGCTCAGACCAATTCATGGTATGGAAAATAGGCTAGTGgatatgttttttattacttaatagtATATCAATCAATCCGGTTTGTTGTGAAGACCAATTGTCTGAGCGTTTTTGTCCGTGTACTAATTTCTTGAGAAATATTTGTGACGATGTGTAGTCAAAGTCCTCTACTAGATAACGGACAATGGTAAAAATAGTTCAACGAGAATGTGTCCAAATAAATTAGCGTTCAAAATGCCCCTGATATGAATCCGCacaattgaatttattttgttattcttGGTGGGGCAATTCAACTGATTAGTAGAGATCTGTTTACTTTGacaaatatacctaaatatatcTTGCAAATCGTTCCAGTGCTGCTGGAACTGCGGTCGCAAAGCACAGGAGACCTGTTCAGGGTGCAACTCAGCGCGGTACTGCGGGGCCTTCTGCCAACATAAGGACTGGGAGAGTCACCACCAGGTAGTTGTTCAAATTATCCTGCTAACCTGATCATTTCATCGGTGCCAGTACAAACCCCAAGACCTGCTTAGGAAACTCAGCGCGGTACTGCGAGGCCTTGTGCCGGAAGGACTGGGAGAGCCACCACCAGGTCCTCTCTATCACTCCTATCTTCCGTTTCGATGAGTGTCTCTTTTTCTCCTGTCTTTCCTATCCCCCTTCGTGAAAGTCAATTATTCGCTCGGACGTCGCAAAACGTAGGTACTTGTCAAAAGTCAAGATCATTATATTAAAATCACATAGACGACATGTTCAAACACAATCTGCCAGCTTTCATTCAAACTGGGAGATCCACTACCAGGTATAGTTACTCAAATTACCCTGATGATTTCTTCGAAATCAGTATAAAGTGCAAAAGACCTGCTCAGGCTGCAACTCAGCGCGGTACTACGGCGTCTTCTGCCAACATAAGGACTGGGAGAGCCATCATCAGGCAAAAGTCCAAACTCCTACAAATGTGTGCAAAACTACAATGTACGGCAAattgtcattattattttagtgaAACAGGGGCTTCTATATGTTGAAATATTTAAAGTCTTGACGTAAGCGCTGAACTTCCGCCACTAAGGCCAATATGCTTAAGTTTTTTCCGTAAGGAGTAGGGTATGGTGTCCCCTTTTGGCACTTTTTATTTTCGTACATTCTAAGAAACTTTCGTTCAAAGGAATGTGAGTTGGTAGAAGAAAAGTCAAGTTATCAGctgtcaaaattaaaatacaatttttcttAGACTTGATTCTCTTCTACCATCAATAACACTTTGGCTTGGATCTTTAagatataattaataaaggaatatttttaattccaGGTCTGCGCCGGCCGCGACCAAAAGCCCACCGCACTCCGCACCTCACCACCAGCCACGCAGCCCACTCTCCCCAACATGCCCACACTGCCCACGCTCCCCACTCTGCCCAGCCTGCCCAAGCCCACACGGGCCCCGACCCCGGACAACCGGCTATCCCTAACTACCCTTAACTCTGCAGAGCGACTCCATACGAATCAGGATAGAAGCCTAACTTCCACAAGTAATGATAGGATTGCGCTTGCAACGTTGTCTACTGCACAGGGCATTATATCGAGCATTGGGAAGAAATGACGGCTTAATAAGGAGGTCAAAATGCCGAGAAAGGTTAGGAGGTAAATTGATGTATACGGGTTCTTGAAGTCTTTTAAATTAAAGGATTAATTGAAGAGTTCATTGCTTCGGCCAAGATTCGAAGTGACGACCTTTCGGAACACCAGTCTGATCGCTCTAACCAACTGAGCTGCCGATGTCGGAGCTTACCAGACCCAAGAGAATTTTGCAATCCTTGTTTTTTTACTGAGTAAAGGGGGAAAGGTTAAAAACGTTTTGTAAGATATTTCATTGGCATATAAACACACTTTGTTCATGGTAAGTCGCTGTATGGTATCAGTTATACGATTGTATGGTTTAGTTAGGGTAGTTTGTTTGCCCCCTTTTTTGATACTACCCCCTTGAATGGTAAACTATTTCGCTATCCTAGGAACCGCGGAAAATACAAATGTAGGTAATGTTCGATTGGATCTTTTTCGAATCACACTTTTCAGAATATATTGTAATTGAAATGatgtaatgtatataaaaatattgtaacttcaCTGGTCTTGGCTGTTTATGAACATATCTATCTctaatatatttgtaaataagggttaagatataatttaattacctactgcTAGTTTTCACCAATTtgtaaagatattttaattttcttacttCCCGTTAAGTGTttaaaaaagtacctaatattttttacattagtgaaaaatgtatttagaattacatatatttaggtttatttgttgaatttttttgtatgaatttatctgctaataattaaaaataatatttattttatatttttaaccaaaGAACGTTAATTGTgattaaatgattaattttaatggggttggccggtcgaagtattaaacagatggcgccatcatagcttgccctgtcaatccctagaattgtgtcaaattcttgttttttttttggaattttgtgacctggattccagtactttaagccaaatctcatagaacaaaactagagacaggggcaagctatgatggcgccatctatgcaaacctttgacagttgccaaccccattcgGTTGAGTGCCATAATGTATGTTTTTGTTACCGTTGTACATATCACTACCTAATGTAATAGTTTAAGTCGATATTCCTGCACTAAATCTCAATATAATGTCTTTATACACActcacttttaaaatattgaaatagtGTAACATAATATATGCCATAATACCACGATTGTTTATGtacaaaactttaaaatgaCCTGTTAAGTAAAATTAAGACTAAACGAACTTGCTACAGTTgctacctacttaaaaaaaatacggcagATTTTTTGTGTATTTCCACACCTTCTTGACTGGACtattgataagtaaacaattcCTTAATGtgcaatattaatattaatgtaaagTTAAGGATGGATGTAAAAATTcgaatttaataaatgtaatgaattTGAACCTTGAagcaatttacaataaaatgggCTTTTTACTCTCATTTAGACTCTGTTCCATACTTTCTACAGAATATGAAGTAATTGTGTGTGTCTTTTCCAAGCAAAAGTCCAATtttatcgcttgccataaggctgttttgacaggttattcgcataatacaagcaaatctcgtccttatggtaagcgacaaagtgggacctttgacttCGACACAATTGAAGAAATAATGGAACAAAATGGAATTTCCGTTCTCATGGGGCCGTAGCCAAGATCACAATCAGACGATGAGAACAGATGGGAAAGAAAAAACGCGTGATttcaatacattatttaagtttcgtctggcgtattttattaaattgacaCTTGGTTAGGGCCACTCATTTGTTCCATTAACTTTATTCTATTCCATTCGCCAACTTTGTTCCATTCCAGGAAATGGAAAGCCCGTTGTCAGAGGATGCTTTAAACGGTGATTTCCATTTATTATATGGAACACTGACATAATGGAACAGAATGTGAGTATTCCTGTTTCAGAATAAATGGAAATAACCAGTCTATTATCTACTACTAGGCCTACACTGATTTGTTTCTAAATATCAAAgatataatgtaatatatattgACTAAAGCGGCATATATTTATGGATAAGAGATAACCATACATATATGAAGATAACCGCAGAAAGATGAAGCGAaagccagctgtcaccgtaaTCACTTGGTTGGCCATGTCGATAaagtcatatcgataaactatcgatatttcttacaatttaaattttacttgaaaaaataaactataccTAAAATGAACAGAAAACGCTTTTATTCTTTATCGTGGTTATCAGGTCACGATTTTATCGTGACGACACAGGTTGAAACGAacataaataactactaaaatatgttttccgcaagaattgagtt includes:
- the LOC133530463 gene encoding protein CBFA2T3 isoform X2, which gives rise to MEAKVKEEVPDKDYQPSTTERRKPPAGKEHRSPEQEESRSSPTPGPPSPQNNGTTALSSTESLSPPLGEARAPALLRLRRFLSALLQFASDVGADTAERVKHLIYNLASGTITIEEFQTGVQECTNYPLRASVPGFLRALLPAAQRDLHARARRAKQTPLQYVRAHEHLILESGGDGGDIFAQPGDSLKRRASDPFYEQTNGSEDFPPHAKRPPPSSLFLNPSPFLYPLPSNASLFDYGHYQGYHGGQEGGFERRDGGISVRDVSSMNASFPERLNPSLLKSDDEWKNINTMLNCILSMVEKTKRALAILQQRGVEPTESNDIKRAASEIMAQAVRQTEERVAEVRRRAEDAVNQVKRQALVELQRAVGAAEARALELVASERKERRSPAPAPSPPQQNCCWNCGRKAQETCSGCNSARYCGAFCQHKDWESHHQVCAGRDQKPTALRTSPPATQPTLPNMPTLPTLPTLPSLPKPTRAPTPDNRLSLTTLNSAERLHTNQDRSLTSTSNDRIALATLSTAQGIISSIGKK
- the LOC133530463 gene encoding protein CBFA2T3 isoform X1, which gives rise to MVFFYCLQMEAKVKEEVPDKDYQPSTTERRKPPAGKEHRSPEQEESRSSPTPGPPSPQNNGTTALSSTESLSPPLGEARAPALLRLRRFLSALLQFASDVGADTAERVKHLIYNLASGTITIEEFQTGVQECTNYPLRASVPGFLRALLPAAQRDLHARARRAKQTPLQYVRAHEHLILESGGDGGDIFAQPGDSLKRRASDPFYEQTNGSEDFPPHAKRPPPSSLFLNPSPFLYPLPSNASLFDYGHYQGYHGGQEGGFERRDGGISVRDVSSMNASFPERLNPSLLKSDDEWKNINTMLNCILSMVEKTKRALAILQQRGVEPTESNDIKRAASEIMAQAVRQTEERVAEVRRRAEDAVNQVKRQALVELQRAVGAAEARALELVASERKERRSPAPAPSPPQQNCCWNCGRKAQETCSGCNSARYCGAFCQHKDWESHHQVCAGRDQKPTALRTSPPATQPTLPNMPTLPTLPTLPSLPKPTRAPTPDNRLSLTTLNSAERLHTNQDRSLTSTSNDRIALATLSTAQGIISSIGKK